The sequence GGCTCCAGCGTCAGTTTCGACGACGCCATCAAGAAGGGATTGAAGAGGGCAACCTCCACCCTGAGAAACATCGTGGGGCTGAAGGTCAAGGAGTTCAGGATACACGTTGAAGACGGCGAGATCGAGGAGTACCGGGTGAATATGGATATTATCTTCCTCCTTGAGGAATAGCAGATCTTCACTAAGGGAGGCTTAATCCCCCTGTCAGCATCCCCCCGCGGATAGCCCAGTGCGATCCCAATCGACTAATCGATCTCCACTCCGTGGTCATAAATTTAGGGGGCGGTCATAAGAT comes from Candidatus Zymogenus saltonus and encodes:
- a CDS encoding dodecin domain-containing protein — translated: MSERVARVSEVISGSSVSFDDAIKKGLKRATSTLRNIVGLKVKEFRIHVEDGEIEEYRVNMDIIFLLEE